AACTTTTCCTGCTCGCCTTCCGGAATGCGCACCTTCTCGTCCTCGAAGATAAAATGGGCACTGCCGATGCGCACTTGTTCCCCATCCACCGAGCTGGCGATGCCGTGCGCCACCAGATACTCCACCTTGGCATGGCGTTCCTCATGGCGCAGGCCTCGGCGGCGGGCCGCTTCCACTACGGCGTTGGCCATGGAGTGGGGGAAGTGTTCCTCCAGGCAGGCGGCCAGGCGGAGCATCTCCGCCTCATTCTTGCCGTTGAAGGGGATGATCTGGGCCACCTGGGGACAGGCGTGGGTAAGGGTGCCGGTCTTATCAAAGATGATGGTGTCCGCTTTGGCTGTGGCTTCCAGAAACCTGCCGCCCTTGACGGTGATGTGCTCACGCCCGGCCTCCCGCATGGCAGACATGACTGCCAAAGGCATCGCCAGCTTTAAGGCACAGGAGAAGTCCACCATGAGCACCGACAGGGCTCGGGTCACATTCCGGGTGAGGAGCAAATCCAGCAGGCTCCCGGCGAAGGTATAGGGCACCAGCTTGTCGGCCAGGTTGGACGCCTTGGCTTCAGCGGCAGACTTCATCTGCTCCGACCGCTGGATCATGTCCACAATCTGGTCGTACCGGCCCTGGCCGGATGCTTGCTTCACCTCCAGGGCGCACTCGCCCTCCTCCACCACGGTGCCGGCGTACAGCGCCCCTCCGGGACGCTTGGCCACAGGGACGGACTCGCCTGTGAGGGAGGCTTGATTGACGGTGATCTCACCCTCCGCCACCACGCCGTCCAGAGGGATGACGCCCCCGGCCCGGACCACAACCAGATCGCCGGGCTTCACTTGTCCAATGGAGACCAGTACCTCGTCGTTCCCGTTTTTCAGCCACACCCGGTCTACGTGAAGGGACAAACTCTCCGCCAGGTCGGCCACAGACTTCTTCCTTGTCCAGTCTTCCAGCAGCTCCCCGATCTCCAGCAGGAACATGACGGTGCCGGCGGTGCCAAAGTCCCGGCGGCAGGCCGAAATCCCGATGGACAGGGCATCCAGCAGCTCCACCTTGATCTGACGCCGTCCCAGACAGCGAAGGCCCTTGCGCAGGAAAGGCGCCATGTGCCAAATCACCCGGGCAATCCGCAGCGGCGCAGGCAGGAACAGGGTGGCCGCCGCCTTTACTGCCACCTTACCCACCAGTTTCTCCTGGAACTCCCGGTTCATAGCCCGGGTGCTGTGATCGGGGAGGGCGACAGACGCTTCTGCCCCGGCCCAGGTGAACGCGCCGAGTGCGGA
This DNA window, taken from Dysosmobacter welbionis, encodes the following:
- a CDS encoding heavy metal translocating P-type ATPase yields the protein MRATIVHESRGRLRLRLRQKNLTLRQADLLETWLKGQPWVREAAVHERTGCIIVTFTGERETVLSALGAFTWAGAEASVALPDHSTRAMNREFQEKLVGKVAVKAAATLFLPAPLRIARVIWHMAPFLRKGLRCLGRRQIKVELLDALSIGISACRRDFGTAGTVMFLLEIGELLEDWTRKKSVADLAESLSLHVDRVWLKNGNDEVLVSIGQVKPGDLVVVRAGGVIPLDGVVAEGEITVNQASLTGESVPVAKRPGGALYAGTVVEEGECALEVKQASGQGRYDQIVDMIQRSEQMKSAAEAKASNLADKLVPYTFAGSLLDLLLTRNVTRALSVLMVDFSCALKLAMPLAVMSAMREAGREHITVKGGRFLEATAKADTIIFDKTGTLTHACPQVAQIIPFNGKNEAEMLRLAACLEEHFPHSMANAVVEAARRRGLRHEERHAKVEYLVAHGIASSVDGEQVRIGSAHFIFEDEKVRIPEGEQEKFDTLPPEFSQLYLAIDGVLSAVICISDPLREEAKDVFSALRRLGVKKTVMLTGDSPRTAAAIAAQLGVDDFRAGVLPADKAEYVAALRREGHTVLMVGDGINDSPALSEADAGIAISDGAAIAREIADITIAADSLWELVQLRQLAMALMNRIQANYRFVIGFNGALIGLGAAGVLPPATSAMLHNLSTLGVSLHSMRALPLPKSGQRF